One genomic window of Deinococcus ruber includes the following:
- a CDS encoding N-acetylglucosamine kinase: MNRTLNLPLETNLLLGLDAGGSSTKWGLFRQDGTLLRQGRAEALTGHLFSSSDTDHLQRFLAQLHAELQTPVAAVVAGVSGLQMGALPLLRAALSETFSVPDSRIRVTDDMELAYAAHFLPGEGVLVYAGTGSIAYHRTRAGEVLRAGGHGFLLGDEGGAFWQGQRALKAVLNVQDAGVVPTGPLARELEAVTGSLAWPYLRRWVYEGGRGALATLAPALYRAALLNDPAALDVTRRAGAALATLARTLLSRCPPGTPLTLCGGAANDLIRAEFSAALPEVVTLLPRMPLLGAPRLSPLSHLSPSLEESRA, from the coding sequence ATGAACAGGACTCTGAACCTGCCGCTCGAAACCAATCTGCTGCTGGGCCTGGACGCGGGCGGCAGCAGCACCAAATGGGGTCTGTTCCGGCAGGACGGCACCCTGCTGCGCCAGGGAAGAGCCGAAGCCCTGACCGGGCACCTCTTCAGCAGCAGCGACACAGACCACCTTCAACGTTTTCTGGCCCAGCTACACGCCGAACTTCAGACCCCGGTGGCAGCGGTGGTGGCGGGCGTCAGCGGGTTACAGATGGGGGCGCTGCCGCTGCTGCGGGCGGCTCTGTCCGAAACCTTCAGCGTGCCCGACTCGCGGATTCGTGTCACCGACGACATGGAACTGGCCTACGCTGCTCATTTCCTGCCGGGCGAGGGGGTGCTGGTGTATGCCGGAACGGGCAGCATTGCCTACCACCGAACGCGTGCGGGCGAGGTGCTGCGGGCGGGCGGCCACGGGTTCCTGCTGGGCGACGAGGGCGGCGCGTTCTGGCAGGGTCAGCGGGCGCTCAAAGCCGTATTGAACGTTCAGGATGCCGGCGTGGTGCCCACTGGCCCGCTGGCCCGCGAACTGGAAGCCGTGACCGGATCGCTCGCGTGGCCCTACCTGCGCCGCTGGGTGTACGAGGGCGGCAGGGGAGCGCTGGCGACCCTGGCCCCGGCCCTGTACCGCGCTGCCCTCCTGAACGACCCTGCGGCGCTCGACGTGACGCGCCGCGCCGGGGCAGCACTGGCGACCCTGGCCCGCACGCTGCTCAGCCGCTGTCCTCCCGGAACGCCGCTCACCCTCTGCGGCGGCGCGGCCAACGACCTGATCCGCGCCGAATTCAGTGCTGCGCTGCCGGAGGTGGTGACGCTGTTGCCCCGTATGCCGCTGCTGGGTGCGCCGCGCCTCTCGCCGCTGTCTCATCTTTCCCCCTCGCTGGAGGAGTCCCGCGCATGA